Genomic segment of Octadecabacter arcticus 238:
GTCATCTAAGCCTCCGGATGGATACGATAATGATATCCTCCCACAGGGGTCAACCCGAGGGAAGTGTAGAGCGCGTTTGCCGCGACGTTGGCCTTTGTCACCAGCAGGGAGATCGTGTGTGCGTCACGTTCTTGCGCCCAAAATGCAAGGGCGCGGATCATGTGGCGACCAGGGCCCTGACGGCGAAACGCGTGCGTGGTTTCAATCGCATGCAGCATGGCGGTGCCATCGTAGATGGTGCCAAACGCGGTTCCAGCGGGTGTGTCATGAACGCGGCCAAGCACAGTGGTTTTCGGACCAGTGGCGCGGGCCATGATCGCAAGGCGGGCGTCATCAATGCCACCCGCGTCCCAGATTTCCGCCTGCGTCGCCAAGGGCGGCCAGACTTGAAAACAGGTAACAGCAGGGGGGCGTTGCGTCGCGATTTGCGCAATCGGCGCTGTGTAATAGGTCACGGGGTCTTTGATGTGGTAGCCCGCAGCGGTGAGAGTCATGTCGAGGGTATCTTCGCCGTGGCGCACCATGAACAGCGGTGTCTGACCAAGGGCGCGCATTGCGACCTCTGCACTGGCGAGTGTCGCGTCCGGTTCCAGTTGCGATGCCGCAGATACGCGACTGCCGCCACCGGCCCCGTTGCGGATTGTCCAACCGTCTTGGTGCGCAAATGATTTGGCAGGCCATGTGGCATCAATCAGCGCGGTGAGGTCTTGCGGTGTCATGCAGGAAAAGCGGCCACGAGCCTGACCATCGCTGCTTCGATGCGCGCCATGTCTTGGCCACGGATCACAATGTTAGCCCCGTATTTGCCATCTTTTTGGAACGGATAGGATCCAATGGACAGGTCTGCAAAATCTATGACCAAGGCCCCGAGCGGTCCGGCAATATCGCCCTCGCCACGATCAATGCGCAGGGTTTGCGACAACATCGGCGCGCCACCTGTCAGGGTCGGCAGAACGCTGGCGACCATGGCCTGAAACACAGACGGGACACCGGCCATCACATGCACGTTTTGCACGCTAAACCCCGGTGCGATGCTGACCGGATTGTCGATCAGGGTGGCACTGTCGGGAATGCGGGCCATGCGCAGGCGCGCCTCGTTCAGGTCCTTACCGTCGCGATCATAATGGGCCTGCAACAGCGCGCGGGCGTCGGGGCGCACATCAATATGGTCATCAAACGCGGCAGCGATGCAATCGGCGGTGATGTCGTCATGGGTCGGGCCGATTCCGCCGGACGTGAACACATTG
This window contains:
- a CDS encoding competence/damage-inducible protein A — protein: MQNPTAAMLVIGDEILSGRTRDANMYHLAGQLTEHGIDLREVRVVSDDAADIVAAVQALSAAYDNVFTSGGIGPTHDDITADCIAAAFDDHIDVRPDARALLQAHYDRDGKDLNEARLRMARIPDSATLIDNPVSIAPGFSVQNVHVMAGVPSVFQAMVASVLPTLTGGAPMLSQTLRIDRGEGDIAGPLGALVIDFADLSIGSYPFQKDGKYGANIVIRGQDMARIEAAMVRLVAAFPA
- a CDS encoding GNAT family N-acetyltransferase, with the protein product MTPQDLTALIDATWPAKSFAHQDGWTIRNGAGGGSRVSAASQLEPDATLASAEVAMRALGQTPLFMVRHGEDTLDMTLTAAGYHIKDPVTYYTAPIAQIATQRPPAVTCFQVWPPLATQAEIWDAGGIDDARLAIMARATGPKTTVLGRVHDTPAGTAFGTIYDGTAMLHAIETTHAFRRQGPGRHMIRALAFWAQERDAHTISLLVTKANVAANALYTSLGLTPVGGYHYRIHPEA